GAAAGCTGCGCCCAATCCTTCGGACACGCAATGCTAATTTTATCTGGCAGAAATTATTTCTGAAATTTAAAAATTATCCGCCACCTGATTGACAATAAACTCCACCTGAACGGGTCTTCCCTTTTTATCTTTTGGCTGATTGTCGTAGCTTCCGGTCCTTACGATGACCATTTGTTTTTCGGGAACCACGATGATATACTGGCCCAGAAGTCCCCAAAAATAATAGTGTTTGTATTTCGCATCCTGATTGATCCAAAGTCCCATGCCGTAAGCTTCGTTTGAGAGCTTGGTGGGCGTGCGCATTTGTTGGATGAAATTCCTGTTGAAAAGCTGCAGGGAATCTACTTTTCCGTCGTTGAGCATTAATTGCCCCAGTTTAGCAAAATCCCTTGGAATGGCGTTGATGCAGCAGAAAGTTTTTTCCATTCCGTTGTCGTCGGTGTTCCATTCGGCGTTGTGCTCCATTCCCAGCGGTTGCCATATTTTAGATGAAAGGTAGCTTGCCAGAGGTTGGTTAACCGCTTTGCGGACCGCAAACCCTAAAAGCTGCGTTGCGCCGCTTTGATACTGGAATCTTGTCCCCGGCATTTCTTTAAAACCTTTCAGAAAGACGGCTTCTGCCAGGCTGTTGCCGTAATAAGCCTTTGCATTTGGAGTAAATGGATTTTTGTAATCCTCGTTCCAGTTCAGCCCGGCTTCCATTTTTGCCAGGTTTTCCAGAGTGAGGTTTTTCCCAAGTTCAACATTGGCGTAGTTGTCGTAAAAATCGGAATAAAGCTCATTTTGTGATTTTATTTTGCCGTCATCTATGGCTTTTCCGTATAAAAGTACGGTGACTGCCTTGGCCATCGAAAAAGAATTGGTTTTCGAATCTTTAGTATAGCCATCCCAATACTCTTCGTGGAGTAATTTTCCGTTTTTTATAATGAGAAAAGAAGCGGTTTTGCTTGCCTTCAAATCTCTTAATAATTTCTCGGGAAGTTTCTTTTTATTATAATTCTCATCTTTTTGCCATGGTTTTGCGGTGCCGGCAATTACTGTATGGCTCGGAAAAAGACCGCCGTCGTCAATCGTTGCGCTGTTCTCGCCGCGCAAATAAGTTTTCGCGATACCTTTAAAAAGATATTCGTACCGGAATGTGTAGGCAAGTACCACAATAACTGCCAGAAAAACGGCTATTCCCTTTAAGATTTTCACTGTAAACAGATTTGAAAACAAATTTAAATAAAAAAGCCCCGAAAAGTCGGAGCTTGATTTATATTTTGAATAGATTTTTGCGACACAAAGCGCACCGGGCATTCACAAAGCATACAAAATTTATTATATGTACCGTGGAACAGAGTCAATAAACTTGCAGATTAAATTTTAGAAAGCAGGTTTCTGAAATTGGTTTTCTCGTCGATAATTCTTCTCAAATCGGCCACCTGAACCCTTTCCTGCTGCATGGTATCACGGTCCCTAAGAGTTACCGTATG
The sequence above is a segment of the Chryseobacterium taklimakanense genome. Coding sequences within it:
- a CDS encoding serine hydrolase domain-containing protein; this translates as MKILKGIAVFLAVIVVLAYTFRYEYLFKGIAKTYLRGENSATIDDGGLFPSHTVIAGTAKPWQKDENYNKKKLPEKLLRDLKASKTASFLIIKNGKLLHEEYWDGYTKDSKTNSFSMAKAVTVLLYGKAIDDGKIKSQNELYSDFYDNYANVELGKNLTLENLAKMEAGLNWNEDYKNPFTPNAKAYYGNSLAEAVFLKGFKEMPGTRFQYQSGATQLLGFAVRKAVNQPLASYLSSKIWQPLGMEHNAEWNTDDNGMEKTFCCINAIPRDFAKLGQLMLNDGKVDSLQLFNRNFIQQMRTPTKLSNEAYGMGLWINQDAKYKHYYFWGLLGQYIIVVPEKQMVIVRTGSYDNQPKDKKGRPVQVEFIVNQVADNF